One window of the Coraliomargarita parva genome contains the following:
- a CDS encoding OFA family MFS transporter, with product MKTKNRWLIAASAVGIQTSIGSIYAYSAWKMPLENTFGWSSTKTSMAFSIAIFCLGLSAAFLGRFIQSQGPRKGGLIAAAFFCCGLIGAGIACTLENLWLFYLCFGVISGIGLGVGYITPVSTLVKWFPDRRGLATGLAIMGFGFGGLICAKLIDQFAPPQAEIVLDKEISAHEYYLAKKDSPEQAADLLAGAPDIESFKAQSKRLQELTHAGITDNEEYGELKSLTEHYRTTLIYDKQSICRAFYLLGAIYLFVMVPSSLYIAVPPEGYEKKFASSTNPKASATVMHERTAREAVRIPGFYGLWLMLFLNATCGIAVIATAKKMGYEMVHLSDSMANLMVMGISLFNGLGRIAWATLSDKIGRANTFIAFFVIEIAAFPLLANLTGTPFAFMAVTFLILTCYGGGFSTIPAYISDLFGLKSMPTVLGYILTAWSMAGIVGPLLNSYVYEKTHSYQQSLYVFGGMIALALVISLLMKVETKRLGHHHSNEEIEDARPHTHGN from the coding sequence ATGAAGACAAAGAATCGTTGGCTCATCGCGGCATCCGCCGTCGGCATCCAAACTTCCATCGGATCCATCTATGCCTACAGCGCATGGAAAATGCCCTTGGAGAATACTTTCGGTTGGTCTTCCACCAAGACCTCGATGGCCTTCAGTATCGCGATCTTCTGCCTGGGCTTGTCAGCCGCCTTCCTCGGTCGCTTCATCCAAAGCCAAGGCCCACGCAAAGGAGGACTGATCGCAGCCGCCTTTTTCTGCTGCGGGCTGATCGGAGCCGGCATCGCCTGCACACTCGAAAACCTTTGGCTCTTCTATCTTTGCTTCGGAGTCATCAGCGGGATCGGCCTGGGCGTCGGCTACATCACTCCCGTCTCTACCTTGGTTAAATGGTTCCCGGACCGCCGTGGGCTCGCCACCGGACTCGCCATCATGGGTTTCGGCTTTGGCGGTCTGATCTGCGCGAAACTGATCGACCAGTTTGCCCCGCCACAGGCCGAAATCGTGCTCGATAAGGAAATCTCAGCCCACGAGTATTACCTGGCGAAGAAAGACAGCCCCGAACAAGCGGCGGATCTGCTGGCGGGTGCCCCCGACATCGAATCCTTCAAGGCCCAAAGCAAGCGCCTGCAGGAACTGACCCATGCCGGCATCACTGACAACGAGGAATATGGCGAACTGAAATCGTTAACCGAGCACTACCGGACGACCCTGATCTACGACAAGCAGTCCATCTGCCGCGCATTCTATCTACTCGGAGCCATCTACCTCTTCGTCATGGTACCGTCTTCGCTCTACATCGCCGTGCCGCCCGAAGGCTACGAGAAAAAGTTTGCGTCCAGCACAAACCCGAAAGCCAGTGCCACCGTCATGCATGAACGGACCGCACGCGAGGCCGTCCGCATTCCGGGATTCTATGGGCTCTGGCTCATGCTGTTCCTCAATGCCACCTGCGGGATCGCGGTCATCGCAACCGCCAAGAAGATGGGCTACGAAATGGTCCACCTCTCCGACAGCATGGCAAACCTGATGGTCATGGGGATCTCCCTTTTCAACGGCCTCGGCCGTATCGCCTGGGCAACCCTCTCGGATAAAATCGGACGGGCCAATACCTTTATCGCCTTCTTTGTCATCGAGATCGCAGCATTCCCTCTGCTGGCCAACCTCACCGGAACACCTTTCGCCTTCATGGCGGTCACCTTCCTGATCCTTACCTGTTACGGCGGCGGGTTCTCCACCATTCCCGCCTACATCAGCGATCTCTTCGGCCTCAAGTCCATGCCCACCGTGCTTGGTTATATCCTGACGGCTTGGTCCATGGCCGGGATCGTCGGCCCCTTGCTCAATTCTTACGTATATGAAAAAACGCACAGCTACCAGCAGAGCCTCTACGTCTTTGGCGGCATGATCGCGCTGGCACTGGTCATTTCACTGCTGATGAAAGTCGAGACCAAGCGCCTCGGCCACCATCACAGCAACGAGGAAATCGAGGACGCCCGTCCCCATACACACGGGAACTAA
- the pflA gene encoding pyruvate formate-lyase-activating protein: MLNNIDTYANTSSTLLEVPGLDTPGHIHSVETCGTVDGPGLRYVLFLSGCPLRCQYCHNPDAQGKPCGEVKTAGEALDDILKYKNFLKKGGLTISGGEPLIQSEFVHAVFKGAKEAGLHTALDTSGFVGHKASDELLENVDLVLLDLKSWSPMTYKFVTGVCIDPTLRFAKRLAEMNKPAWIRFVLVPGLTDNERNIAGVAEFVATLSNVERMEILPFHKMGEDKYRQSGIPYRLTHTPTPTAGQIDRARNIFASFGIDAI; encoded by the coding sequence ATGCTCAACAACATCGACACTTATGCCAACACAAGCAGCACCCTTCTTGAGGTCCCCGGCCTTGATACACCCGGCCACATCCACTCCGTCGAAACCTGCGGCACGGTGGACGGTCCCGGCCTACGCTATGTGCTCTTCCTTTCCGGTTGCCCCTTGCGTTGTCAGTACTGCCACAACCCCGACGCACAAGGAAAGCCCTGCGGCGAGGTAAAAACCGCGGGTGAGGCGCTGGACGACATCCTCAAATACAAGAATTTCCTGAAGAAGGGCGGACTCACCATCAGCGGCGGTGAACCGCTCATCCAGTCCGAGTTCGTGCATGCGGTCTTCAAGGGCGCAAAAGAAGCCGGACTTCATACCGCCTTGGATACCTCCGGATTCGTCGGACACAAGGCCAGCGACGAACTACTCGAGAACGTGGACCTGGTCCTGCTCGACCTCAAGAGCTGGAGCCCGATGACCTACAAGTTTGTCACCGGCGTCTGCATCGACCCGACCCTCCGCTTCGCCAAACGTCTTGCCGAAATGAACAAGCCGGCGTGGATCCGCTTCGTACTGGTCCCCGGCCTCACCGACAACGAACGCAATATCGCCGGAGTGGCCGAATTCGTCGCAACACTGTCCAATGTTGAGCGCATGGAAATCCTCCCCTTCCATAAAATGGGTGAAGACAAGTACCGTCAAAGCGGCATTCCCTACCGCCTCACCCACACGCCGACTCCGACTGCGGGCCAAATCGACCGGGCCCGCAACATATTCGCCAGCTTCGGCATCGACGCCATATAG
- the pflB gene encoding formate C-acetyltransferase gives MNTTTDTASPVSTQADAWRSFSEGAWQDSIDVRDFIQKNYKPYDGDYSFLKGPSARTDKLWDELKELLKQERDAGGVLDADTKVVGTVASHGAGYIDQALEQIVGVQTDKPLKRAMMPYGGLRIAQKALEAHGREMDAETADIFLKHRKTHNDGVFACYTDDIRKARSAGIVTGLPDGYGRGRIIGDYRRVALYGIDRLIADKKAQIKATQNEAFTEDWVREREETQDQIKALKDLKTMAAAYGLDISLPAKNAKEAVQWTYFGYLGAVKDQNGAAMSFGRTATFFDIYFERDFAEGTLTEEAAQEIIDHLVMKMRIVRFIRTPDYDELFSGDPTWVTESIGGMGEDGRSLVTKSSFRVLQTLYNLGPAPEPNLTVLWAQELPQGFKDFCAKVSIETSSIQYENDDLMRPYWGDDYGIACCVSAMRIGKQMQFFGARANLAKAMLYAINGGKDEKSGDQIAPACDAFTGDYLEFDDLMARFDKMMDWLAATYVKALNIIHYMHDKYCAENIMMALHDPVILRTMATGIAGLSVAADSLSAVKHAKVKVIRNDEGLAVDYEVEGEYPAYGNNDERVDAFAKDLVERFMDKVRKQPTYRNSVPTQSVLTITSNVVYGKKTGSTPDGRKLGEPFAPGANPMHGRDKKGAVASMASVAKLPYEHSQDGISYTFSIVPKALGKTDNERVGNLCNLLDGYFAEAGHHINVNVFEKETLIDAMEHPEKYPQLTVRVSGYAVNFIKLTREQQMDVITRTFHDSI, from the coding sequence ATGAACACGACGACTGACACGGCCTCACCCGTTTCAACGCAAGCCGATGCTTGGCGGTCCTTCTCCGAAGGCGCTTGGCAGGACAGCATAGATGTCCGCGACTTCATCCAAAAGAACTATAAGCCCTATGATGGTGACTACTCGTTCCTCAAGGGGCCGTCGGCTCGCACGGATAAGCTCTGGGATGAGCTGAAAGAGCTGCTCAAGCAAGAACGCGATGCCGGTGGTGTGCTCGATGCTGACACTAAAGTCGTTGGTACGGTCGCTTCACACGGCGCCGGCTACATCGACCAAGCCCTTGAGCAAATTGTCGGGGTTCAAACCGACAAGCCGCTGAAGCGCGCCATGATGCCTTACGGCGGATTGCGCATCGCTCAAAAGGCGCTCGAGGCCCACGGCCGCGAAATGGATGCCGAAACAGCGGACATTTTCCTCAAGCACCGCAAGACCCACAATGACGGCGTCTTTGCCTGCTACACCGACGATATCCGCAAGGCCCGCAGCGCCGGTATCGTGACCGGCCTTCCGGACGGCTACGGCCGCGGCCGGATCATCGGCGACTACCGCCGCGTCGCACTCTACGGTATCGACCGCCTGATTGCAGACAAGAAGGCACAGATCAAGGCGACTCAAAACGAAGCATTCACCGAAGACTGGGTGCGCGAGCGCGAAGAAACCCAGGACCAAATCAAGGCTCTCAAGGATCTCAAGACAATGGCAGCCGCCTACGGTCTGGACATTTCACTGCCGGCCAAGAACGCAAAGGAAGCCGTCCAATGGACTTACTTCGGTTACCTCGGTGCCGTTAAGGACCAAAACGGCGCTGCCATGTCCTTCGGCCGCACCGCAACCTTCTTCGACATCTACTTCGAACGTGATTTCGCCGAAGGCACTCTGACTGAAGAAGCCGCTCAGGAAATCATCGACCACCTCGTGATGAAGATGCGCATCGTGCGCTTCATCCGCACACCCGACTACGACGAACTCTTCTCCGGTGACCCGACATGGGTGACCGAAAGCATCGGCGGTATGGGTGAAGACGGCCGCTCCCTGGTGACGAAATCCAGCTTCCGCGTCCTGCAAACCCTTTACAATCTCGGACCGGCTCCGGAACCGAACCTGACCGTTCTCTGGGCACAGGAGCTTCCGCAAGGCTTCAAGGATTTCTGCGCCAAGGTTTCGATCGAAACCAGCTCCATCCAATACGAAAACGACGACCTCATGCGTCCGTATTGGGGCGACGACTATGGCATCGCCTGCTGTGTTTCCGCGATGCGCATCGGCAAGCAAATGCAGTTTTTCGGCGCCCGCGCCAACCTTGCCAAAGCCATGCTCTACGCGATCAACGGTGGTAAGGACGAAAAGAGCGGCGACCAAATCGCTCCGGCCTGCGACGCTTTCACCGGCGACTACCTTGAGTTCGACGATCTCATGGCCCGCTTCGACAAGATGATGGACTGGCTTGCCGCCACCTATGTGAAGGCACTGAACATCATCCACTACATGCACGACAAGTATTGTGCGGAAAACATCATGATGGCCCTGCACGATCCGGTCATCCTCCGCACCATGGCAACCGGTATCGCCGGCCTTTCTGTCGCTGCCGACTCGCTCTCCGCAGTGAAGCATGCCAAGGTGAAGGTCATCCGTAACGACGAAGGCCTCGCAGTGGATTACGAAGTCGAAGGCGAGTATCCTGCCTACGGCAACAACGACGAACGTGTGGATGCCTTCGCCAAGGATCTGGTCGAGCGCTTCATGGACAAGGTCCGCAAGCAGCCGACTTACCGGAACTCCGTGCCGACACAGTCTGTCCTGACCATCACTTCCAATGTGGTGTATGGCAAGAAGACCGGCAGCACTCCGGACGGCCGCAAGTTGGGCGAACCTTTCGCCCCCGGCGCAAATCCGATGCACGGCCGCGACAAGAAGGGTGCCGTCGCCTCCATGGCTTCCGTTGCCAAGCTCCCCTACGAGCACTCACAGGACGGTATTTCCTATACCTTCTCCATCGTGCCGAAGGCTCTGGGCAAAACCGACAACGAGCGCGTCGGCAACCTCTGCAATCTCCTCGACGGCTACTTCGCCGAAGCCGGTCACCACATCAACGTGAACGTCTTCGAAAAGGAAACCCTGATCGACGCCATGGAACATCCTGAAAAGTACCCGCAGCTCACCGTCCGTGTCTCCGGTTACGCCGTGAACTTCATCAAGCTCACCCGTGAGCAGCAGATGGACGTCATCACCCGGACCTTCCACGATTCCATCTAA
- a CDS encoding GNAT family N-acetyltransferase/peptidase C39 family protein, protein MRANLDIQPADKHQIDTLVALENDCFETDRLTRRNFQWMLSKGNASLLIASYNGELKGYVLTLFHKGTSLARIYSMAVDADSRRRGIGDALLKAAETEARTHDCLYSRLEVRRDNLEAIQFYQNRGYREFETWANYYEDHEDALRYEKRIRIESPATQTPVPYYAQTTEFTCGPASLMMAMAALSEDYQCRPSDELQLWREATTIFMTSGHGGCGPRGLALAAHARGFKPEIYVSRDGPLFLDGVRNPMKKEVLLRVHADFKARCKEAGIPFHRKALGIQQLQKHLDAGALILVLISSYRLYGEKAPHWVVITGYSDRFVFFNDPSVDHEAHETETDRMNIPMLLGDFAKMAQFGRSQVKAAVVIAS, encoded by the coding sequence GTGAGGGCAAACCTAGACATCCAGCCTGCTGACAAACACCAGATCGACACACTCGTCGCGCTGGAAAACGACTGCTTTGAAACGGATCGCCTCACCCGCCGGAATTTCCAATGGATGCTCTCAAAGGGAAACGCCTCACTGTTGATTGCATCTTATAATGGCGAACTCAAAGGCTACGTCCTGACACTCTTCCACAAAGGCACCTCCCTCGCCCGGATTTATTCAATGGCGGTCGACGCCGATTCCCGCCGCAGGGGGATCGGCGACGCTTTGCTCAAAGCCGCAGAAACCGAAGCCCGAACGCATGATTGCCTCTATTCGCGCCTGGAGGTCCGACGCGACAACCTGGAGGCAATACAGTTCTACCAGAACCGCGGCTATCGGGAATTCGAGACTTGGGCGAATTACTACGAGGACCACGAGGACGCACTGCGCTACGAAAAGCGCATTCGTATCGAATCGCCGGCCACACAAACCCCCGTTCCCTACTATGCGCAAACCACCGAGTTCACCTGCGGGCCGGCATCTTTAATGATGGCCATGGCGGCACTCTCCGAAGATTACCAGTGCCGCCCCAGCGATGAACTACAGCTCTGGCGTGAGGCCACTACCATCTTCATGACTTCCGGACACGGCGGCTGCGGACCCCGCGGCCTGGCCTTGGCCGCCCACGCCCGTGGATTCAAACCGGAAATCTATGTCAGCCGGGACGGCCCGCTGTTCCTCGACGGTGTCCGCAACCCCATGAAGAAAGAAGTGCTGCTCCGGGTGCATGCCGATTTCAAGGCCCGCTGCAAAGAAGCAGGTATCCCTTTTCACCGGAAGGCTCTGGGGATCCAGCAGCTACAAAAACACTTGGATGCGGGCGCCCTCATCCTCGTATTGATCAGCTCCTACCGGCTCTACGGCGAAAAAGCGCCTCATTGGGTGGTCATTACCGGATACAGCGATCGTTTTGTCTTCTTCAACGATCCCTCGGTCGACCATGAGGCGCACGAAACCGAGACAGACCGGATGAACATCCCCATGCTTCTGGGCGATTTTGCGAAAATGGCGCAGTTCGGTCGCTCTCAAGTGAAAGCAGCCGTCGTGATCGCCTCATAG
- a CDS encoding LysM peptidoglycan-binding domain-containing protein, with the protein MTLSRREFLTKMGLTAAAVTALPVHLTAGSTYTVQKGDTLGHIALRFGTSVRAIKNANKLNSDLIRVGQKLSIPADAAPSTDLLGAVRAQTSKIPVRVDNWRRIVVHHSAIKYGNAAAYDREHRRRGMKNGLAYHFVIGNGIDSGDGEIEIGPRWQKQLLGGHVKSYKINLTAIGICLVGNFEKEHPTKRQLDAFTQLMDWLRGQVIPKAIHFAGHKELRGEQTVCPGKNFPLAAMHQRYPG; encoded by the coding sequence ATGACCCTCTCCCGCAGAGAATTCCTGACAAAAATGGGGCTGACAGCCGCGGCCGTCACGGCACTGCCGGTTCACCTGACGGCAGGCAGCACCTATACCGTGCAGAAAGGCGACACGCTCGGACATATTGCGCTGCGCTTCGGCACCAGCGTTCGGGCCATCAAGAACGCGAACAAACTCAACAGCGATCTCATCCGGGTCGGCCAAAAACTGTCAATTCCCGCCGACGCAGCACCCAGCACCGACCTTCTGGGAGCCGTCCGGGCCCAAACCAGCAAGATTCCCGTGCGGGTGGACAACTGGAGGCGCATCGTCGTCCACCACAGTGCGATCAAATACGGGAACGCCGCCGCCTACGACCGCGAACATCGCCGACGCGGCATGAAAAACGGCCTGGCCTACCATTTTGTGATCGGCAACGGCATCGATTCCGGCGACGGGGAAATCGAGATCGGCCCCCGCTGGCAGAAGCAGCTGCTGGGAGGACACGTCAAAAGCTACAAGATCAATTTGACCGCGATCGGGATCTGCCTGGTCGGCAATTTCGAAAAGGAACACCCGACCAAGCGTCAACTCGATGCCTTTACCCAACTGATGGACTGGCTGCGCGGCCAAGTCATTCCGAAGGCGATCCACTTTGCAGGCCACAAGGAATTGCGGGGCGAACAAACAGTTTGCCCCGGCAAGAACTTCCCCCTCGCGGCGATGCACCAGCGCTACCCGGGATAA